The following proteins come from a genomic window of Bradyrhizobium paxllaeri:
- a CDS encoding DUF6894 family protein, with amino-acid sequence MRHYYFDVRDGDTLQTDDEARELSSFDAMQEEATLTLAEMALDAMGKRSADHRMSIQVRDDRGPLLKVRCAFEIERLQER; translated from the coding sequence ATGCGCCATTACTATTTTGACGTTCGCGACGGCGACACGTTGCAAACTGACGACGAAGCTCGCGAACTATCCTCTTTTGACGCCATGCAGGAGGAGGCCACCCTCACTCTGGCTGAAATGGCTTTGGATGCGATGGGCAAACGTAGCGCGGACCACCGCATGAGCATTCAAGTCCGGGATGACCGCGGGCCGCTACTGAAGGTCAGGTGCGCGTTCGAAATTGAGCGGCTCCAGGAACGATGA